One genomic region from Deinococcus roseus encodes:
- the proS gene encoding proline--tRNA ligase, translating to MSQDKKAQQFGVTPQSVDFNEWYNEVITKADLADYSPVRGSMVVKPYGHALWERIVRWLDDKFKETGHESLLFPTLIPMGFITREADHVEGFAPELFTVTKIGTEVLEEPYVMRPTSETIIGHMWSQWLNSYRDLPYLHYQWGSVFRAELRTKPFLRTAEFFWHEGHTAHETEQEARNEVQQMLNIYHVFCRDILALPVVRGKKTPSERFAGAIDTFSIEGMMRDGKALQSGTSHYLGQNFAKAFEVKFQGRDQKEHYVHTTSWAISSRIIGALIMTHGDDKGLQLPPNIAPIQVVIVPVTRKDNTEQMFEAADQIADELKALGVRVKVDKREGLSNGFKYNDWELKGVPVRLEVGPRDLEQGVLVVKNRTHGDKEILSREEVISGMPARLQEIQQFLFQRAEEFLLENTVPVDTFEEFKTQIDNNKWVLAHHCGDAACEASIKEETRATTRNEPLTEGEYFNTEESGTCVKCGKPSGYGKRILFGRQY from the coding sequence ATGAGTCAGGACAAGAAAGCCCAACAGTTTGGCGTCACCCCACAGAGTGTGGATTTTAACGAGTGGTACAACGAGGTCATCACCAAAGCAGACCTCGCAGATTACAGCCCGGTGCGCGGCAGCATGGTGGTCAAGCCCTACGGACATGCCCTCTGGGAGCGCATTGTGCGCTGGCTGGATGACAAATTCAAAGAAACCGGGCACGAAAGCCTGCTGTTCCCCACCCTGATCCCCATGGGGTTCATCACCAGAGAAGCCGACCACGTAGAAGGCTTTGCCCCCGAGCTTTTCACGGTGACCAAAATTGGCACCGAAGTGCTGGAAGAACCCTACGTGATGCGTCCGACCAGCGAGACCATCATCGGACACATGTGGTCCCAGTGGCTGAATTCCTACCGGGATCTGCCATACCTGCACTACCAGTGGGGCAGCGTGTTCCGGGCCGAACTGCGCACCAAGCCTTTCCTGCGCACCGCTGAATTCTTCTGGCATGAGGGGCACACCGCCCATGAAACCGAGCAGGAAGCCCGCAATGAAGTGCAGCAGATGCTGAACATCTACCACGTCTTCTGCCGGGACATCCTGGCGCTGCCTGTGGTGCGGGGCAAGAAAACCCCCTCTGAGCGCTTCGCTGGTGCAATAGACACCTTCTCCATTGAAGGCATGATGCGAGACGGCAAGGCCCTGCAGAGCGGAACCTCCCACTACCTGGGCCAGAACTTTGCAAAAGCCTTTGAGGTGAAATTCCAGGGTCGGGACCAGAAGGAGCATTACGTGCACACCACCTCCTGGGCGATTTCCAGCCGCATCATCGGTGCCCTGATCATGACCCACGGAGACGACAAGGGCCTGCAACTGCCCCCCAACATCGCCCCCATTCAGGTGGTGATTGTGCCCGTGACCCGCAAGGACAACACCGAGCAGATGTTTGAGGCTGCAGACCAGATTGCAGATGAGCTGAAAGCCCTGGGCGTGCGTGTCAAGGTGGACAAACGTGAAGGCCTCTCCAACGGCTTCAAATACAACGACTGGGAGCTCAAAGGGGTGCCCGTGCGTCTGGAAGTCGGTCCCCGCGACCTGGAGCAGGGCGTGCTGGTGGTCAAGAACCGCACCCACGGAGACAAGGAAATCCTGTCTCGCGAAGAGGTGATCTCCGGGATGCCTGCCCGCCTGCAGGAGATCCAGCAGTTCCTGTTCCAGCGTGCAGAGGAATTCCTGCTGGAAAACACCGTTCCTGTGGACACCTTCGAGGAGTTCAAAACCCAGATCGACAACAACAAATGGGTGCTGGCCCACCACTGTGGTGACGCGGCCTGCGAGGCCAGCATCAAAGAAGAAACCAGAGCCACCACCCGCAACGAACCCCTGACTGAAGGGGAATACTTCAACACAGAAGAAAGCGGAACCTGTGTGAAGTGCGGGAAGCCCTCGGGTTATGGCAAACGCATTCTGTTTGGCCGCCAGTACTGA
- a CDS encoding DsbA family oxidoreductase has translation MSETETLICEGDTCEVRPAEPQTIKPINLKPSPNLNIQIVSDWVCPFCPIGEANLQKGLDLLRQNGIWNGEASIEMLPFQLNPEVPEGGVDHLEHLSKKFGSRERVEQMQDMITQKAKDAGWEYRFDRVTISPNTINAHRLARFAQERGKQTEITELLFRAYFTEGKNLSDLDTLTELGVQAGLDREEVAAYLHSNQDVQDIRTFDQHIKRQGVQGVPFFIVNGYAVANGAMPPEHFQNAIQEVLKLQEQAQ, from the coding sequence ATGAGTGAAACGGAAACCCTGATCTGCGAAGGCGACACCTGCGAGGTGCGTCCTGCAGAGCCCCAGACCATCAAACCCATCAACCTGAAACCCAGTCCGAACCTGAACATCCAGATCGTTTCGGACTGGGTATGCCCGTTCTGCCCCATCGGGGAAGCCAACCTGCAAAAAGGCCTGGATTTGCTGCGCCAGAACGGCATCTGGAACGGTGAAGCCAGCATTGAAATGCTGCCCTTCCAGCTCAACCCGGAAGTGCCCGAAGGCGGTGTGGATCACCTGGAGCACCTCAGCAAGAAATTCGGGTCCCGTGAACGGGTGGAGCAGATGCAGGACATGATCACCCAGAAAGCAAAAGATGCAGGCTGGGAGTACCGCTTTGACCGTGTGACCATCTCTCCCAACACCATCAACGCCCACCGCCTTGCCAGATTTGCCCAGGAAAGAGGCAAACAGACCGAGATCACCGAACTGCTGTTCAGGGCCTACTTCACAGAAGGAAAAAACCTCTCTGATCTGGACACCCTGACCGAACTGGGGGTTCAGGCTGGGCTGGACCGTGAAGAGGTTGCTGCTTACCTGCACAGCAACCAGGACGTGCAGGACATCCGCACCTTTGACCAGCACATCAAACGCCAGGGGGTTCAGGGGGTTCCTTTTTTCATCGTGAATGGTTACGCCGTGGCCAATGGAGCCATGCCCCCGGAGCACTTTCAGAACGCCATTCAGGAAGTCCTCAAGCTGCAGGAACAGGCCCAGTAA
- a CDS encoding GNAT family N-acetyltransferase, producing MPIRKTEERDAPALAFIQVNSILTHFSPLVPAGIFDGLTVEEQTLDWQQFIQENRLILVFEDQDRVVGYAYGKVLDGQWGEVVSMHVLPEFQNQGIGKQLFAAATEALKGLGCSSIRLTTLEHNIGARRLYEKLSGALSGFVAFSDDAPEVREAVYVWPG from the coding sequence ATGCCCATTCGAAAAACAGAAGAACGTGATGCACCTGCACTGGCTTTCATTCAGGTGAACAGCATCTTGACCCATTTTTCCCCTCTGGTGCCAGCGGGCATTTTTGATGGCTTGACCGTGGAAGAACAGACCCTGGACTGGCAACAGTTCATTCAGGAAAACCGTCTGATTCTGGTTTTTGAGGACCAGGATCGGGTGGTGGGTTACGCCTATGGCAAGGTGCTGGATGGGCAGTGGGGCGAGGTGGTCTCCATGCATGTGCTGCCCGAATTTCAGAACCAGGGCATCGGGAAACAGCTTTTTGCTGCTGCCACTGAAGCATTGAAGGGTCTGGGATGCAGTTCCATTCGCCTGACCACCCTGGAGCACAACATCGGGGCCAGACGCCTGTACGAGAAGCTCTCGGGTGCCCTTTCAGGATTTGTTGCTTTTTCAGACGATGCTCCAGAGGTGAGGGAAGCTGTGTACGTCTGGCCAGGGTAA
- a CDS encoding aldo/keto reductase codes for MTTALNTPISSIGTRQLGKNGPQVSTLGLGLMGMSDMYGPADRAESIATIHEALEKGITLLDTGDFYGMGHNEMLLQEALKGHPRENAFIAVKFGAMRSPDGQFVGVDSRPQAVKNFLSYSLKRLGTDHIDLYQPSRLDPNVPIEDTIGAIAELVQAGYVRHIGLSEVGADTIRRAHAVHPIAQLQIEYALFSRGIEAEILPTTRELGIAITAYGVLSRGLLSGHWNKDRAATASDFRNHSPRFQGENLDQNLKLVEALRSVAEQKGVTVAQAAIAWVLSRGTDIIPLIGARTRTRLQEALGSLDVQFSEADLEQIEKAVPAEAVAGERYAPAMMHLLDSEKKNPVV; via the coding sequence ATGACCACTGCATTGAACACACCCATTTCTTCCATCGGCACCCGCCAACTCGGCAAAAACGGCCCCCAGGTTTCCACCCTGGGCCTGGGCCTGATGGGCATGTCCGACATGTATGGTCCTGCAGACCGCGCAGAAAGCATTGCCACCATTCACGAAGCACTGGAAAAAGGCATCACCCTGCTGGACACCGGAGATTTCTACGGCATGGGGCACAACGAAATGCTCCTGCAGGAAGCCCTGAAAGGCCATCCCAGAGAAAATGCCTTCATTGCTGTGAAATTTGGAGCCATGCGCTCCCCGGACGGGCAATTTGTGGGTGTGGATTCCAGACCCCAGGCTGTTAAAAATTTCCTGTCCTACAGCCTGAAACGCCTTGGAACCGATCACATCGATTTGTACCAGCCTTCCCGTCTGGATCCCAATGTGCCCATCGAAGACACCATCGGGGCCATTGCAGAACTGGTGCAGGCTGGATATGTGCGCCACATCGGGCTTTCTGAGGTGGGCGCAGACACCATCCGCCGTGCCCACGCAGTGCACCCGATTGCCCAGCTGCAAATCGAGTACGCCCTGTTCTCCAGAGGCATTGAGGCAGAGATCCTGCCCACCACCCGTGAACTGGGCATTGCCATCACCGCTTATGGGGTGCTTTCCCGTGGTCTCCTGAGCGGGCACTGGAACAAAGACCGCGCTGCAACCGCCTCAGACTTCCGCAACCACAGCCCCCGCTTTCAGGGTGAAAACCTGGACCAGAACCTCAAACTGGTGGAAGCCCTGCGCAGTGTGGCAGAGCAAAAAGGGGTGACGGTGGCACAGGCCGCCATTGCCTGGGTGCTGTCCAGAGGAACAGACATCATTCCCCTGATCGGGGCCAGAACCCGCACCCGCCTTCAAGAAGCCCTGGGCAGCCTGGATGTGCAGTTTTCAGAGGCAGACCTGGAGCAAATTGAAAAAGCAGTTCCTGCAGAGGCAGTCGCAGGAGAGCGTTACGCTCCAGCCATGATGCATCTCCTTGACAGTGAAAAGAAAAACCCCGTAGTGTAA
- a CDS encoding TetR family transcriptional regulator, with translation MADAEGPLTTETILDTAEQVLRRFGLSKATVVDVARALDVSHGTVYRYFPSKTALRAAVTQRWLHRVSAPLAEVKNTSGTAPEKLHLWLTTLMQIKRSKVLDDPELFHAYQSLFGESKAVLSEHVSELLDQLTVILEEGIQKGEIRQGDPTGLAEGIFYATSRFHHPINSQEWLSPTIDREFEQVWDLIVTGLKT, from the coding sequence ATGGCCGACGCAGAAGGACCCCTCACCACAGAAACCATCCTGGATACGGCGGAGCAGGTGCTTCGCCGTTTTGGCCTGTCCAAGGCCACCGTGGTGGACGTGGCCCGTGCCCTGGATGTGAGCCATGGCACGGTGTACCGCTATTTTCCCAGCAAAACGGCCCTGAGGGCGGCTGTCACCCAGCGCTGGTTGCACCGGGTGTCTGCTCCGCTGGCAGAGGTGAAAAACACCTCCGGGACCGCTCCTGAAAAACTGCACCTGTGGCTGACCACCCTGATGCAGATCAAACGCAGCAAAGTGCTGGATGACCCTGAACTGTTCCACGCCTACCAGAGCCTGTTCGGTGAAAGCAAGGCAGTGCTTTCTGAACACGTTTCTGAACTGCTGGACCAGCTCACTGTGATCCTTGAAGAAGGCATCCAGAAAGGGGAAATCAGGCAGGGTGATCCCACAGGTCTGGCCGAGGGGATTTTTTACGCCACTTCCCGCTTTCACCACCCCATCAACAGCCAGGAATGGCTGTCTCCCACCATCGACCGGGAATTTGAGCAGGTCTGGGACCTGATTGTGACTGGTTTGAAGACCTGA